One part of the Pandoraea faecigallinarum genome encodes these proteins:
- a CDS encoding DUF1854 domain-containing protein, whose product MQIDFTLSRNAFGRLVLTDAEGVAHEGVAPVRAFPIAAPGEGLALVSTEGRELVWLDSLDVLPPDMRTLVHDELAAREFMPEVLRIKGVSTFATPSTWTVETHRGEASFVLRGEEDIRRLGGQTLLITDNHGIHFLIRDSGTLDKASRKILDRFL is encoded by the coding sequence ATGCAGATCGATTTCACCCTGTCGCGCAACGCCTTCGGACGTTTGGTGCTGACCGACGCCGAGGGCGTGGCCCACGAAGGCGTGGCGCCCGTGCGGGCATTCCCGATTGCCGCGCCCGGCGAAGGCCTGGCGCTCGTGAGCACGGAAGGGCGCGAGCTTGTCTGGCTCGATTCGCTCGACGTGCTGCCGCCCGACATGCGCACCCTTGTGCACGACGAACTCGCTGCGCGTGAGTTCATGCCGGAAGTGCTGCGGATCAAAGGCGTGTCGACGTTCGCCACACCCAGCACGTGGACCGTGGAGACCCACCGCGGCGAGGCATCGTTCGTGCTGCGCGGCGAAGAGGACATTCGCCGCCTCGGCGGCCAGACGTTGCTCATCACCGACAACCACGGCATCCATTTCCTGATTCGAGATTCGGGCACGCTGGACAAGGCCAGCCGGAAGATTCTCGACCGCTTCCTCTGA
- a CDS encoding ABC transporter ATP-binding protein, translating to MTDTSAQAASSAATPSAPSGASSLVTPSRSAAAEPWYPDLAPRLAEGESVLAWLNVDLDAQLHFARGVVVATERRILAREARRDSASDTWQSWPYRADLSLSHSDHAGVGALELCDASRRLASWRYTLGHNPAALTLMDTIVRERDALTAGHGASDVPQEAGVCPICQAELPPGADECPQCNPEVEAPPSTWALLRLWRFARPYRFQLLAGFLLTLCATGATLIPPYLTMPLMDNVLIPFQNGKPIDYRLVGMYLSGLLGAGLVAWVLGWARTYLLAKVSERIGADLRTATYSHLLRLSLEYFGGKRTGDLMARIGSESDRICVFLSLHLLDFATDVLMIVMTAVILVSINPWLAVVTLVPLPFIAWLIHLVRDRLRHGFEKVDRIWSEITNVLADTIPGIRVVKAFAQENREVARFKEANRHNLVVNDRVNKVWSLFSPTVTFLTEVGLLVVWIFGIWQVSKHEITVGVLAAFLTYISRFYTRLDSMSRIVSVTQKAAAGAKRIFDILDHVSNVPEPVNPVHLKEVKGAIDLRDIGFRYGNRAVIRGMDLRIAPGEMIGLVGHSGSGKSTLVNLICRFYDVVEGSIQIDGVDIRALPVSDFRRNVGLVLQEPFLFFGTIAENIAYGKPHATRAEIVAAARAAHAHEFILRLPHGYDSLVGERGQALSGGERQRISIARALLIDPRILILDEATSSVDTATEKEIQKALDNLVKGRTTIAIAHRLSTLRKADRLVVLDRGKIVEVGNHDELIAREGAYYKLYQAQQRNVDTDVDALIESAEAAATVAAVSAAPAQPLSVN from the coding sequence ATGACCGACACCTCCGCCCAAGCGGCGTCATCCGCCGCCACCCCGAGCGCTCCGTCCGGCGCATCTTCCCTGGTTACGCCCTCGCGCAGCGCTGCCGCCGAGCCGTGGTATCCGGATCTCGCCCCCCGTCTGGCCGAGGGCGAATCCGTACTGGCCTGGCTGAACGTCGATCTGGACGCCCAACTGCACTTCGCCCGCGGCGTGGTCGTGGCGACGGAGCGCCGGATTCTCGCGCGCGAAGCGCGCCGGGACAGCGCGTCGGACACGTGGCAGTCCTGGCCGTACCGCGCGGACTTGTCGCTCTCGCATTCGGATCATGCGGGTGTCGGTGCGCTGGAGTTGTGCGATGCCAGCCGTCGGCTGGCGAGTTGGCGTTACACCCTGGGTCATAACCCGGCGGCGCTCACGCTGATGGACACGATCGTGCGGGAGCGCGATGCGCTGACGGCCGGACATGGCGCGAGCGACGTGCCGCAGGAGGCGGGCGTCTGCCCCATCTGTCAGGCGGAATTGCCCCCGGGAGCGGATGAGTGCCCTCAGTGCAACCCCGAAGTCGAGGCCCCACCGTCGACATGGGCATTGCTGCGATTGTGGCGTTTCGCCCGCCCGTATCGCTTTCAGTTGCTGGCAGGGTTTCTTCTGACGTTATGCGCCACGGGCGCCACGCTGATCCCGCCGTATCTGACGATGCCGCTCATGGACAACGTGCTCATCCCTTTCCAGAACGGCAAACCGATCGATTACCGCCTGGTGGGAATGTATCTGTCCGGCTTGCTGGGGGCCGGACTCGTGGCGTGGGTGCTCGGCTGGGCGCGCACGTATCTGCTCGCGAAGGTGTCGGAGCGCATCGGCGCCGATCTGCGCACGGCCACGTACTCGCATCTGCTGCGTCTCTCGCTGGAGTATTTCGGCGGCAAGCGCACGGGCGATCTCATGGCGCGTATCGGCTCGGAGAGCGACCGTATTTGCGTTTTCCTGTCGCTGCACCTGCTCGATTTCGCGACCGACGTGCTGATGATCGTCATGACGGCGGTCATTCTCGTGTCGATCAATCCTTGGCTGGCGGTCGTCACGCTCGTTCCGCTGCCGTTCATCGCGTGGCTGATCCATCTCGTGCGCGACCGCCTGCGTCACGGCTTCGAGAAGGTCGACCGCATCTGGTCGGAGATCACCAACGTACTGGCCGACACGATTCCGGGCATTCGCGTGGTCAAGGCCTTTGCTCAGGAAAACCGCGAAGTGGCGCGCTTCAAGGAAGCGAACCGCCACAACCTGGTCGTCAACGACCGCGTGAACAAGGTCTGGTCGCTGTTCTCGCCGACGGTCACGTTCCTCACGGAAGTCGGGTTGCTGGTCGTCTGGATCTTCGGTATCTGGCAGGTCTCGAAGCACGAAATCACCGTCGGCGTGCTCGCGGCGTTCCTCACGTACATCAGCCGTTTCTACACGCGTCTCGATTCGATGAGCCGTATCGTCTCGGTGACGCAGAAGGCCGCCGCCGGTGCCAAGCGCATCTTCGATATTCTCGATCACGTATCCAACGTGCCGGAGCCTGTCAATCCGGTGCATCTGAAAGAAGTGAAGGGCGCCATCGATTTACGTGACATCGGTTTCCGATATGGCAACCGTGCGGTCATCCGTGGCATGGACCTGCGCATCGCACCGGGCGAGATGATCGGTCTGGTCGGTCACAGCGGTTCGGGCAAGAGCACGCTGGTGAACCTGATCTGCCGCTTCTATGACGTTGTCGAAGGCTCGATCCAGATCGACGGCGTGGATATTCGCGCGCTGCCGGTGTCCGATTTCCGCCGCAATGTCGGTCTGGTGTTGCAGGAGCCGTTTCTGTTTTTCGGCACGATTGCCGAGAACATCGCCTACGGCAAGCCGCACGCCACCCGCGCCGAGATTGTCGCCGCCGCACGCGCCGCGCATGCGCACGAATTTATTCTGCGTCTGCCGCATGGCTACGATTCGCTCGTGGGTGAACGCGGACAGGCGCTCTCGGGCGGCGAGCGTCAGCGGATTTCCATCGCACGCGCGCTGCTGATCGACCCGCGAATTCTGATTCTCGACGAAGCGACGTCGTCGGTGGATACGGCGACGGAAAAGGAAATTCAGAAGGCGCTCGACAACCTCGTCAAGGGCCGTACCACGATTGCCATCGCGCACCGTCTGTCGACGCTTCGCAAGGCGGATCGTCTGGTGGTGCTCGACCGCGGCAAGATCGTCGAGGTGGGCAACCACGACGAACTGATCGCGCGCGAGGGGGCGTACTACAAGCTCTATCAGGCGCAGCAACGCAACGTCGATACCGACGTCGATGCGCTCATCGAGTCGGCCGAGGCGGCGGCAACCGTCGCTGCCGTGAGTGCCGCGCCGGCGCAGCCGCTTTCCGTCAACTGA
- the cphA gene encoding cyanophycin synthetase produces the protein MKKKDIEIFDVLSLRGPNMWTYRPVLEAWVDIGELEAFPSNKIPGFPERLSEWLPSLIEHRCSIGERGGFLQRLHEGTWPGHILEHVTLELQNLAGMPGGFGKARETPISGVYKVIVRAWHEDVTRAALFAARDLVMAAIEDRPYDVEAAVEELRALVDKHCLGPSTACIVDAADDRDIPHLRLSDGNLVQLGYGAAARRIWTAETDRTPAIAESISRDKDLTKQLLESCGVPVPEGRLVDSAEDAWDAAEDIGLPVVVKPYDGNHGRGVFINLTTREEVTTAFGVALEEGNGVIVERFVPGLEHRLLVVGGRVVAAAMGEMASVVGDGQHTISELIELQINSDPRRGSAEDQPLNRVRIDSSARLELRRQGFDADAVPPVGKNVLIQRNGNVAFDVTDRVHPSVAAHASLAARIVGLDIAGVDLVAQDISRPLAEQRGAIVEVNAGPGLLMHLKPADGTPRPVGRAIVDHLFPDGDAGRIPVVGITGTNGKTVTARLLTHLLQLAGEHTGLACSDGLFLDKRLVQGGDCANWDAANRVLMNASVTAAVFENDSTAILSEGLAYDRCQVGIVTNIDRPDHLGQYFVEDVERMFSVLRTQVDVVLPDGVAVLNARDPRVVEMAELCDGDVIFFGLDEQLPAIVAHRAAGKRAVFVRHGQVILASGSEETSIGATAGMPLTYAGRVGFQVENVLAAVAAAWSMGVALDILRTGVTTFDVGQVDAPGRFTLFEKQGATVIVDDAHNAPALSALAAALSVLPAERRTVVYGPGADRMDEDLQAEGKLLAQTFDRVVLCDDLSVSQKRPSAQSRAQLRAGIDAAGRKVHVTDAAERRAAAEAALAQLASGDLLVLQADEGGAGAMLDLVHLWMGQPMRALAA, from the coding sequence ATGAAAAAGAAAGACATTGAGATTTTCGATGTCCTGTCGCTGCGCGGCCCGAATATGTGGACATATCGGCCAGTGCTTGAGGCATGGGTCGATATCGGCGAACTCGAAGCGTTCCCGTCCAATAAGATCCCGGGTTTCCCCGAACGGCTGTCCGAATGGCTGCCGAGCCTCATCGAGCATCGCTGCAGCATCGGCGAGCGCGGCGGTTTCCTTCAGCGCTTGCACGAAGGCACCTGGCCCGGCCATATCCTCGAGCACGTCACGCTCGAGTTGCAGAACCTCGCCGGCATGCCCGGCGGCTTCGGCAAGGCGCGCGAGACACCGATCTCCGGCGTCTACAAGGTCATTGTGCGCGCCTGGCATGAAGACGTGACGCGCGCGGCACTGTTCGCCGCCCGCGATCTGGTCATGGCGGCGATCGAAGACCGTCCCTACGATGTCGAGGCGGCCGTGGAAGAACTTCGCGCTCTGGTCGATAAACACTGCCTCGGCCCGAGCACGGCGTGCATCGTGGACGCCGCCGACGACCGCGACATTCCCCATCTGCGTCTGTCCGATGGCAATCTCGTGCAACTGGGTTACGGCGCCGCCGCCCGTCGCATCTGGACCGCGGAGACCGACCGCACCCCCGCCATCGCCGAGAGCATTTCGCGCGACAAGGACCTGACCAAGCAACTGCTCGAATCGTGCGGCGTGCCCGTACCGGAAGGCCGTCTGGTCGACAGCGCCGAGGATGCCTGGGACGCTGCCGAAGACATCGGCCTGCCGGTGGTCGTCAAGCCATACGACGGCAACCACGGTCGCGGCGTGTTCATCAATCTCACCACGCGGGAAGAAGTCACCACCGCGTTCGGCGTGGCGCTCGAAGAAGGCAACGGCGTGATCGTCGAGCGTTTCGTGCCGGGGCTCGAACACCGCCTGCTGGTCGTGGGCGGGCGCGTCGTGGCTGCCGCGATGGGCGAAATGGCCTCCGTGGTCGGCGACGGCCAACACACCATATCGGAACTCATCGAGCTGCAAATCAACAGCGACCCGCGTCGCGGCAGCGCCGAAGACCAGCCGCTCAACCGCGTACGCATCGATTCATCGGCCCGGCTCGAACTCAGGCGTCAGGGCTTCGACGCCGATGCCGTGCCGCCGGTGGGCAAGAATGTTCTGATTCAGCGCAACGGCAACGTCGCCTTCGACGTGACCGACCGCGTGCACCCGAGTGTGGCCGCCCATGCGTCGCTGGCCGCGCGCATCGTGGGTCTGGACATCGCCGGCGTCGATCTGGTCGCGCAGGATATCTCCCGCCCGCTCGCCGAGCAACGCGGCGCCATCGTGGAAGTCAACGCCGGTCCGGGTTTGCTGATGCACCTGAAGCCGGCCGACGGCACACCGCGTCCGGTCGGCCGCGCCATCGTCGACCATTTGTTCCCCGACGGCGACGCAGGCCGCATTCCGGTCGTCGGTATCACCGGCACGAACGGCAAGACCGTGACGGCGCGCCTGCTCACGCACTTGCTGCAACTGGCCGGCGAACATACCGGCCTCGCGTGCAGCGACGGTCTGTTCCTCGACAAGCGCCTCGTGCAAGGCGGCGACTGCGCCAACTGGGACGCGGCGAACCGTGTCCTGATGAACGCCAGCGTGACGGCGGCCGTCTTCGAAAACGACAGCACCGCCATCCTGTCCGAAGGTCTCGCCTACGATCGCTGTCAGGTCGGCATCGTGACGAACATCGACCGCCCGGATCATCTCGGGCAGTACTTCGTCGAGGACGTCGAGCGCATGTTCAGCGTGCTGCGCACCCAGGTGGACGTGGTGCTGCCGGACGGCGTGGCCGTACTCAACGCCCGCGATCCGCGGGTCGTCGAGATGGCCGAGCTGTGCGATGGCGACGTGATCTTCTTCGGTCTGGACGAGCAATTGCCCGCCATCGTGGCGCATCGCGCCGCGGGCAAGCGCGCGGTCTTCGTGCGTCATGGTCAGGTGATCCTCGCCAGCGGTTCGGAAGAAACGAGCATCGGTGCGACGGCCGGCATGCCGCTGACCTATGCCGGACGCGTCGGCTTCCAGGTCGAAAATGTGCTGGCCGCCGTGGCCGCCGCCTGGTCGATGGGGGTCGCACTGGACATTCTGCGCACCGGCGTGACCACGTTCGACGTCGGCCAGGTCGATGCGCCGGGCCGCTTCACGCTCTTCGAGAAGCAAGGCGCGACGGTGATCGTCGACGACGCCCACAACGCGCCCGCCCTGAGCGCATTGGCCGCGGCCCTCTCCGTGCTGCCCGCCGAGCGCCGCACGGTGGTGTACGGCCCGGGCGCCGATCGCATGGACGAAGACCTCCAGGCCGAAGGCAAGCTGCTTGCGCAGACGTTCGATCGCGTGGTGCTGTGCGACGACCTGAGCGTTTCGCAAAAGCGTCCCTCGGCGCAGTCGCGTGCGCAATTGCGTGCCGGCATCGACGCCGCCGGGCGCAAGGTCCATGTCACGGATGCCGCCGAGCGCCGTGCCGCAGCCGAGGCTGCGCTGGCCCAACTCGCGAGCGGCGATCTGCTCGTGTTGCAGGCCGACGAAGGCGGCGCCGGCGCCATGCTCGATCTCGTGCATTTGTGGATGGGGCAGCCGATGCGGGCCCTCGCGGCCTGA